In Oryza glaberrima chromosome 8, OglaRS2, whole genome shotgun sequence, the following are encoded in one genomic region:
- the LOC127781585 gene encoding putative serine/threonine-protein kinase-like protein CCR3 — MWGELGNAATVAQLVGADLGGLISKIIQAAATARRNKAECEQLAVRASMIYDLLPHLQHPEVVRRPEVLRPLALLEDTLREAHQLVTCCQHKGPTYRFVMAGRLADKIRSVQARIDSYLLFLPLISHIDIIRCLDQIHRVLISTGDGVCRTMASPSADSQLQRRLVLHGDGEYCEKFTMPQLAMATNNFAVDRQIGEGRGFGSMMYKGRLPDRREVAIRRASPRRKGDFLRELAILSPLCHHHIVRLLGCCVAAATTSSPAEEEEEDCLLVYEYVDNGTLYDHLHGSDGASSLVTTSWKTRIEILAGVSRAIDHLHSHAAPPVIHRDIKLSNILLDSTYAPRLSDFGLAVSCDEVERTAEMPILGTFEYMDPEYLSTGNLTPASDVYSFGVVMLELLTGKKAIHDEKHGAVVATSLVASVLPNMEAGDLMKEIDRGPGLKPTPRQLEATEKVARTAVRCVHSQGKERPPMTEVVASLQEALELLSLDE, encoded by the exons ATGTGGGGTGAGCTGGGGAACGCGGCAACGGTGGCGCAGCTGGTCGGGGCGGACCTCGGGGGGCTCATCTCCAAGATCATCCAGGCGGCCGCGACGGCTCGCCGGAACAAGGCGGAGTGCGAGCAGCTCGCCGTCCGCGCGTCCATGATCTACGACCTGCTGCCGCACCTGCAACACCCGGAGGTggtgcggcggccggaggtCCTGCGGCCGCTGGCCTTGCTGGAGGACACGCTCCGGGAGGCTCACCAGCTCGTGACTTGCTGCCAGCACAAGGGCCCAACCTACCGGTTCGTGATGGCGGGGCGGCTGGCTGACAAGATCAGGAGCGTGCAGGCTAGGATCGACTCttacctcctcttcctccccctcatCAGCCACATCGACATCATCCGCTGCCTCGACCAGATCCACCGAGTGCTCATTTCAACCGGCGACGGCGTTTGCAGGACCATGGCATCTCCCTCTGCAGACTCCCAGCTTCAACGACGGCTG GTACTCCATGGGGACGGCGAATATTGTGAGAAATTCACCATGCCACAGCTCGCGATGGCGACCAACAACTTCGCCGTCGACAGGCAGATCGGTGAAGGCCGCGGCTTTGGCAGCATGATGTACAAGGGAAGGCTTCCCGACCGGCGCGAGGTGGCCATCAGACGCGCATCTCCGCGCAGGAAGGGGGATTTCCTGAGGGAGCTCGCAAtcctctccccgctctgccaCCACCACATCGTCCGCCTCCTTGGCTGCTGCgttgcggcggcgacgacgtcgtcgccggctgaggaggaggaggaggactgcCTCCTTGTCTACGAGTACGTCGACAACGGCACGCTCTACGATCACCTCCACGGATCAGATGGAGCATCATCACTGGTGACCACATCGTGGAAGACGCGCATCGAGATACTAGCAGGCGTGTCGCGGGCCATCGACCACCTTCActcccacgccgcgccgccggtgatCCACCGGGACATCAAGCTGTCCAACATCCTGCTCGACTCCACCTACGCCCCTCGCTTGTCGGACTTCGGCTTGGCGGTAAGCTGCGACGAGGTAGAGCGTACGGCCGAGATGCCGATCTTAGGCACGTTCGAGTACATGGACCCCGAGTACCTGAGCACGGGGAACCTGACGCCGGcgagcgacgtgtacagcttcggcgtcgtgATGCTAGAGCTTCTGACGGGGAAGAAGGCAATTCACGACGAGAAGCACGGCGCCGTTGTTGCCACAAGCTTGGTTGCATCCGTGCTGCCAAACATGGAGGCTGGGGATTTGATGAAGGAGATCGATAGGGGCCCAGGGCTGAAGCCAACGCCAAGGCAGCTAGAGGCGACCGAGAAGGTGGCGCGGACGGCAGTGCGCTGCGTGCATTCACAGGGGAAGGAGCGTCCGCCCATGACAGAGGTCGTAGCCAGCCTCCAGGAGGCGCTCGAGCTCCTTAGTCTCGATGAGTAG